A single window of Acetohalobium arabaticum DSM 5501 DNA harbors:
- a CDS encoding carbon starvation CstA family protein: MVSFISGLIILIVGYLTYGKFIGRIFGEDETKKTPAITKEDGVDYVPLGWARIFLIQLLNIAGLGPIFGAISGALWGPVAFIWIALGSIFAGGVHDYLAGMLSVRNDGATISEIVGEYLGEGARKFMRGFSVILLILVGTVFMTGPAKLLANLTPNMITLNVWLSIIIVYYFLATILPVDKIIAKFYPVLGASLLIMALGVGGGLVIGDYQIPEIAFNNLHPESLSIWPLMFVTIACGAISGFHATQSPLMARCLKNERDGRKVFYGAMIAEGVIAMIWAAAAMTFFGGTGELATAMSNLGGPAGIVKEISDSMLGIVGGILAMLGVVALPISSGDTAFRSARLILADIFDLEQVASKNRLKLALPLFMIGTLLSQMDFSIIWRYFAWSNQTLAMIALWAGAAYLAKHNKLHWIATIPATFMTAVSVSYIITAPEGLGLSVTIATVCGLLTAGGALVWFLVNNNTAVVSKEQVKKN, translated from the coding sequence ATGGTATCTTTTATTAGTGGATTAATTATTCTAATTGTAGGTTATTTAACTTATGGTAAATTTATAGGAAGAATATTTGGAGAGGATGAAACTAAGAAGACACCAGCAATTACAAAAGAAGACGGTGTCGATTATGTGCCTTTAGGTTGGGCCCGAATCTTTCTAATTCAGCTGCTTAATATTGCTGGGTTAGGTCCTATCTTTGGGGCGATTTCGGGAGCACTTTGGGGGCCGGTAGCCTTTATCTGGATTGCTCTGGGTTCTATATTTGCTGGTGGAGTTCATGATTACCTAGCTGGGATGTTGTCAGTAAGGAATGATGGAGCAACAATTTCCGAAATTGTCGGTGAATACTTAGGAGAAGGTGCCCGCAAGTTTATGCGCGGTTTTTCTGTAATTCTTTTAATTTTAGTGGGAACTGTATTCATGACCGGACCTGCTAAATTATTAGCTAATTTAACTCCGAATATGATTACCCTTAATGTATGGTTATCAATTATTATTGTTTATTATTTCTTGGCTACTATTCTGCCTGTAGATAAGATTATTGCTAAGTTCTATCCTGTATTAGGTGCTTCATTATTAATTATGGCTTTAGGAGTCGGCGGTGGATTAGTAATTGGCGATTATCAGATTCCTGAAATTGCTTTTAATAATTTACATCCTGAATCTTTATCAATCTGGCCGCTTATGTTCGTTACAATAGCCTGTGGTGCTATTAGTGGTTTTCATGCTACTCAGTCACCATTAATGGCCCGTTGTCTTAAGAATGAACGGGATGGCCGTAAGGTATTTTATGGTGCCATGATTGCTGAAGGAGTAATAGCTATGATCTGGGCTGCTGCAGCTATGACTTTCTTTGGAGGGACTGGAGAGTTAGCTACTGCTATGTCTAATCTAGGCGGTCCAGCCGGAATTGTTAAAGAGATAAGCGACAGTATGTTAGGTATCGTTGGTGGTATTCTGGCTATGTTAGGAGTTGTAGCACTACCTATTAGTTCGGGTGATACTGCTTTTCGTAGTGCTAGATTAATTTTAGCTGATATATTTGATCTTGAACAGGTTGCAAGTAAGAATCGATTGAAGTTAGCTTTACCACTCTTTATGATTGGTACTTTATTATCCCAGATGGATTTTAGTATTATTTGGCGTTACTTTGCCTGGTCTAATCAGACATTAGCCATGATAGCTCTATGGGCTGGAGCTGCTTATTTAGCTAAGCATAATAAGCTGCACTGGATAGCTACTATTCCGGCTACTTTTATGACTGCAGTATCTGTTTCTTATATCATTACAGCTCCAGAAGGGTTAGGCTTAAGTGTGACGATTGCTACAGTCTGTGGATTGTTAACAGCAGGCGGTGCATTAGTGTGGTTTTTAGTTAATAATAATACTGCAGTAGTTAGTAAAGAACAGGTAAAGAAAAATTAA
- a CDS encoding bifunctional 4-hydroxy-3-methylbut-2-enyl diphosphate reductase/30S ribosomal protein S1, with the protein MEIILADHAGFCFGVRRAMRLTMEAGENKEEKTRTLGPLIHNPQAVDRLQELGVGIVDTIEEVEEGTVIIRSHGVPPEVLAKAEDKDLNILDATCPFVKKAQENASKLYQEGYQVIVSGDKKHPEVTAILGSTDHQAVVVEEEEDLEKLPKNMDKVGVIAQTTQSIKKFKELVTKLMDRTEELKIYNTICTTTHERQAAAGKLAAEVGLMIVIGGYNSANTNRLAEICDEAGAKTYHVETAEELSRDWFYNIEKVGVTAGASTPNWIIKEVVSRMEDIKKEENVEKLDSKAQDTDIERGEALTGTVEQITDDEVYVDIGAKSEGIIPSHELSNQQFESPSDVVQEGEEVEVQVLNQENEDGNIVLSKKKQDQEKSWQRVEKVYENDEIIEAEITKEVKGGLVADVGLRGFIPASHVAIEYVEDLSQYVGETLQLKIIEVERDNNNVVLSRKEVLEEERAKKKEEIFASLEEGEVIEGRVTKLVDFGAFVDIGGVEGLLHISEMSWGRIDHPSDVLEEAQETEVKVLGVKPEEERISLGLKQILPDPWEEFLDNYNEGEVISGKITKTVDFGAFMEIESGVEGLIHISQLSHRHVANTEEVVTAGDEVEAKIINIEPDERKVGLSLKELEDKEEQKSQDKSQEKSQQKDVDEFIDDDDEGTGVTIGDMFGELFEEEQ; encoded by the coding sequence TTGGAGATAATCTTGGCTGATCATGCAGGATTCTGTTTTGGTGTAAGAAGAGCTATGAGATTAACAATGGAAGCAGGAGAGAATAAGGAGGAAAAGACTAGAACTTTAGGTCCCTTAATACATAATCCACAGGCAGTTGACAGGTTACAAGAATTAGGAGTGGGAATTGTTGATACTATAGAGGAGGTTGAAGAGGGAACAGTTATCATTAGATCCCATGGGGTTCCTCCTGAAGTATTGGCTAAAGCTGAGGATAAAGATTTAAATATACTGGATGCTACGTGTCCTTTTGTAAAAAAGGCTCAAGAGAATGCATCTAAGCTGTATCAAGAAGGCTATCAAGTGATAGTTAGTGGTGATAAGAAGCATCCAGAGGTAACTGCTATTTTAGGTTCAACAGATCATCAGGCAGTTGTAGTTGAAGAGGAAGAAGATCTTGAAAAACTGCCTAAAAATATGGACAAGGTAGGAGTTATTGCTCAGACGACTCAGTCGATAAAGAAGTTTAAAGAGTTAGTTACTAAGTTAATGGATAGGACAGAGGAGTTAAAGATTTATAATACTATCTGTACTACTACTCATGAACGGCAGGCTGCTGCTGGTAAGTTAGCAGCTGAAGTTGGTTTAATGATTGTAATTGGCGGTTATAATAGTGCAAATACCAATCGCCTGGCTGAAATCTGTGATGAAGCTGGTGCTAAGACGTACCATGTTGAAACAGCTGAGGAGTTAAGTCGGGATTGGTTTTATAATATAGAAAAGGTAGGAGTTACAGCGGGGGCATCGACCCCAAATTGGATTATTAAGGAGGTTGTCAGTCGAATGGAAGATATTAAAAAAGAAGAAAATGTTGAAAAGTTGGATAGTAAGGCCCAAGATACTGATATTGAGCGAGGTGAAGCACTTACTGGAACTGTAGAACAGATTACTGATGATGAGGTTTATGTGGACATTGGAGCTAAGTCCGAAGGAATTATTCCGTCTCATGAATTAAGTAATCAACAGTTTGAATCCCCATCTGATGTAGTACAGGAGGGTGAAGAAGTTGAGGTTCAGGTTTTAAATCAGGAGAATGAGGATGGAAATATAGTTTTATCCAAAAAGAAGCAGGATCAGGAGAAGTCCTGGCAAAGAGTAGAAAAGGTATATGAGAATGATGAGATTATTGAAGCTGAAATTACAAAAGAAGTTAAAGGTGGTTTAGTAGCTGATGTTGGTTTAAGAGGATTTATTCCTGCCTCTCATGTTGCTATTGAATATGTTGAAGATTTAAGCCAATATGTAGGTGAAACACTACAATTAAAGATAATAGAGGTAGAAAGAGATAATAATAATGTAGTCTTATCCCGAAAAGAAGTATTAGAAGAAGAGCGGGCTAAGAAGAAAGAAGAGATTTTTGCTTCTTTAGAAGAAGGAGAAGTAATTGAAGGAAGAGTAACTAAATTAGTTGACTTTGGTGCTTTTGTAGATATTGGAGGGGTTGAAGGATTATTACATATTTCTGAGATGTCCTGGGGCAGAATCGATCATCCTTCCGACGTATTAGAAGAGGCCCAAGAGACTGAGGTGAAGGTTTTAGGTGTTAAGCCTGAAGAAGAAAGAATTTCTTTAGGTTTAAAGCAGATACTGCCTGATCCTTGGGAGGAGTTTCTTGATAATTACAATGAAGGAGAAGTTATTTCGGGTAAGATCACAAAAACAGTTGATTTTGGTGCTTTTATGGAGATTGAATCGGGTGTTGAAGGATTAATTCATATTTCACAACTTTCTCATCGCCATGTTGCTAATACTGAAGAAGTAGTAACTGCTGGAGATGAAGTTGAAGCCAAGATCATCAATATTGAACCTGATGAGAGAAAAGTAGGATTGAGTCTTAAAGAATTAGAAGATAAAGAGGAGCAGAAGAGTCAGGATAAAAGTCAGGAGAAGAGTCAACAAAAAGATGTAGATGAATTTATTGATGATGATGATGAAGGAACCGGAGTTACTATCGGTGATATGTTCGGAGAATTATTTGAAGAAGAGCAGTAA
- a CDS encoding DUF1614 domain-containing protein has translation MSFGILLLVAAGILIYLGFAERILDRMYLTDSQALIFIGLLIAGSYIDIPITNTPPITINVGGAILPVVLGIYILVQADYREVVRALISIIATGGVIYALTQIYQFEEGHTLLDPSYLFGVIAGITAYLTSRSRRSAFLSGTLGFLLYDLIHVWQITFGGVTGRADIGGAGALDTIILAGLIAVVLTEIVGESRERLETELTENNQQEDRRDLDKMEVGDLNGGEDDE, from the coding sequence ATGTCTTTTGGAATTTTATTGTTGGTGGCAGCAGGGATTTTAATCTATTTAGGTTTTGCAGAGCGTATTCTTGATAGAATGTATTTGACGGATAGTCAGGCTCTAATATTTATCGGACTTTTAATAGCAGGTAGTTATATTGATATTCCAATTACCAACACCCCTCCGATTACTATCAATGTTGGAGGAGCTATCCTACCAGTAGTCTTAGGTATTTATATTCTGGTTCAAGCAGATTATAGAGAAGTAGTCAGAGCCTTGATTTCGATAATAGCTACCGGAGGAGTAATCTATGCTCTAACCCAGATATACCAGTTTGAAGAAGGCCATACTTTACTTGATCCTTCTTATCTCTTTGGAGTAATTGCTGGTATAACTGCCTATTTAACCAGTAGATCGAGGAGAAGTGCCTTTCTTTCTGGTACGTTAGGATTTCTTCTATATGATTTAATCCATGTCTGGCAGATTACGTTTGGAGGAGTAACCGGCAGAGCTGATATCGGCGGTGCTGGTGCTCTGGATACTATAATCCTGGCTGGATTAATTGCTGTAGTATTGACGGAAATTGTTGGAGAATCCAGAGAACGGTTAGAAACTGAATTAACAGAGAATAATCAACAAGAAGATCGAAGAGATTTAGATAAAATGGAGGTTGGGGATTTGAATGGAGGTGAAGATGATGAGTAG
- the spoIIP gene encoding stage II sporulation protein P, with protein MSRYSTKVSVLVLTFLLLFSTLALAAEESPDYFTVVDQKGNTVFKTEMKVHKGDWYIGPDNKKYTVVEVKEDKAVAEYDREVDLISEDSKLPSALSELSTSEAPLAKGKDKKTVALYHTHSSESFVPTSGTHSEKGLGDIHNVVNKLATELEQKGVKVINAGESNGPHDGGAYARSRRTAKKLAQKSPDAIFDVHRDGVPDKSQYLTKVNGKQVAKVRLVVGRQNPGMKANDKFAKQLKYVTDKKYPGLVKGIYYAKGSYNQDLSPRATLLEFGTHTITEDDAKESTVFFSNAVTSLISAQAQGAENVTNEQNSGAFRSLLIILGVVIIGMLGYLFANEGSLNGVINRIKEFFGREFAGISDGNDEE; from the coding sequence ATGAGTAGATATTCAACTAAAGTTTCAGTTTTAGTTCTAACTTTCCTGCTTCTGTTCAGCACTTTAGCTTTAGCTGCAGAGGAGTCGCCGGATTACTTTACAGTGGTGGACCAAAAGGGTAATACTGTCTTTAAGACAGAAATGAAGGTCCATAAAGGCGATTGGTATATAGGACCGGATAATAAGAAGTATACTGTTGTTGAAGTCAAAGAGGATAAAGCAGTTGCTGAATATGATAGGGAAGTAGATCTGATTTCTGAGGATAGTAAATTACCTTCTGCGTTATCAGAATTATCAACTTCAGAAGCGCCATTAGCCAAAGGAAAAGATAAGAAAACAGTTGCTCTCTATCATACTCACAGTAGTGAATCATTTGTACCTACCAGTGGAACTCATAGTGAAAAAGGGTTAGGAGATATTCATAATGTAGTTAATAAATTAGCTACAGAATTGGAACAAAAAGGGGTTAAAGTTATTAATGCTGGTGAATCTAATGGACCACATGACGGTGGGGCTTATGCACGTTCGCGGAGAACAGCAAAGAAATTAGCTCAGAAAAGTCCTGATGCTATATTTGATGTACACCGGGATGGAGTGCCGGATAAATCACAGTATTTGACTAAGGTTAATGGTAAGCAAGTAGCCAAAGTAAGGCTAGTTGTAGGGCGTCAGAATCCTGGAATGAAGGCTAATGATAAATTTGCTAAACAGTTGAAGTATGTTACTGATAAGAAGTATCCTGGTTTAGTTAAGGGAATTTATTATGCTAAAGGAAGCTATAATCAGGATCTATCACCGCGGGCAACATTATTAGAGTTTGGAACCCATACTATTACTGAAGATGATGCTAAAGAATCTACTGTTTTCTTCAGCAATGCTGTAACCAGTCTGATTTCAGCCCAGGCCCAGGGAGCTGAAAATGTTACAAATGAACAGAATTCTGGAGCTTTTCGGTCGCTGTTAATTATTTTGGGAGTAGTCATTATAGGTATGCTTGGTTATCTCTTTGCTAATGAGGGAAGCTTAAATGGAGTAATTAATCGGATCAAAGAATTCTTCGGCAGAGAGTTTGCTGGTATTTCTGATGGAAATGATGAAGAATAG
- a CDS encoding YIEGIA family protein, producing the protein MKYGAMIIISTVLGTLARLWMLRIDYRQYPGYPHGYAVHLALGFIAAGLGGLVVPALLADEYVAITFLALAAQQFSNIRDMERKFLTELEETELVSRGSAYIEGIAKVFEARNYLAMLVAFISSIGYNFFSWPGAVAAGIATSLILQQAMTEDIIQDIAEVKVVDLEFIGPGGANIAIDEVVIMNVGLKESLQHWKEGGIGIVIDPKDDNARATLANIGQRQAIIHDVITQLGVKLDTGVQDYTPLARLNLDTGRVCIIIVPIEPDEKWVKEAVENTPVLESSKRKPLATEAGQSAAD; encoded by the coding sequence ATGAAGTATGGAGCCATGATTATTATTAGTACCGTCTTAGGTACTTTAGCCCGGCTCTGGATGCTGAGAATTGATTATCGTCAGTATCCAGGCTATCCTCATGGCTATGCTGTTCATCTGGCTTTAGGCTTTATAGCAGCTGGATTGGGCGGATTAGTGGTACCTGCTTTATTAGCAGATGAGTATGTAGCCATTACTTTTTTAGCTTTAGCTGCTCAGCAGTTCAGTAATATCCGGGATATGGAGCGGAAATTCTTAACTGAATTAGAAGAGACGGAGTTAGTTTCCCGCGGTAGTGCCTATATTGAAGGAATAGCTAAGGTCTTTGAAGCCAGAAATTATTTGGCCATGTTAGTAGCCTTTATATCATCGATTGGATATAATTTTTTTTCTTGGCCTGGAGCAGTGGCTGCTGGAATAGCAACATCATTAATTTTACAGCAGGCTATGACGGAGGATATAATTCAAGATATTGCTGAAGTTAAAGTAGTTGATCTGGAGTTTATAGGACCAGGAGGGGCTAATATTGCTATTGATGAAGTGGTTATTATGAATGTTGGTCTCAAAGAATCACTTCAGCACTGGAAAGAGGGCGGTATCGGAATAGTTATTGATCCTAAAGATGATAATGCCCGGGCTACTTTAGCCAATATCGGTCAACGGCAGGCAATTATACATGATGTAATTACTCAGTTAGGTGTAAAACTGGATACAGGAGTCCAGGATTATACACCTTTAGCTCGATTGAATCTGGATACAGGTAGAGTCTGTATTATTATTGTTCCTATTGAACCTGATGAGAAATGGGTTAAAGAAGCAGTGGAGAATACTCCAGTACTTGAAAGTTCAAAACGTAAACCTCTAGCAACTGAAGCCGGTCAGTCTGCAGCCGATTAA
- a CDS encoding capping complex subunit for YIEGIA, which translates to MDVNLTNNILAIVTLKGDEAKVDGGYAPVFYAEDEEELEYIAMILSRLTFSMAHNLGNGVYILVKH; encoded by the coding sequence ATGGATGTTAATTTAACCAATAATATTTTGGCTATTGTAACCTTAAAGGGGGATGAAGCCAAGGTTGACGGGGGTTATGCTCCTGTTTTTTATGCTGAAGATGAAGAGGAATTGGAATATATAGCTATGATACTTTCTCGCTTAACCTTTTCTATGGCCCATAATTTAGGCAATGGTGTCTATATTTTAGTAAAACATTGA
- a CDS encoding DUF3189 family protein has protein sequence MKIIYYDSTGRYLAVIAAAIHLGQLDSNGGLPEWNQLEELTYFNSDDRIKAGEIIFIGRDQLGNDIYILGSEGVGGVIEKAISGIKRIFNIEVEDIFVDLTKYENWRFNLGLVIKSLNFSFLANRLIYNNLTDFFSEVKEIVSEIKGRQVDESNL, from the coding sequence ATGAAGATAATATATTATGACAGTACCGGTAGATATTTAGCAGTAATAGCTGCTGCTATTCATCTAGGCCAGTTAGATAGTAATGGTGGTCTGCCTGAGTGGAATCAATTAGAGGAATTAACTTATTTCAATAGCGATGATAGAATAAAGGCTGGGGAGATTATCTTTATCGGCAGAGATCAGCTGGGGAATGATATCTATATTTTAGGAAGTGAGGGGGTAGGAGGTGTAATCGAAAAAGCGATTAGCGGTATCAAGCGAATTTTTAATATTGAAGTTGAGGATATTTTTGTAGATTTGACTAAGTATGAGAATTGGCGATTTAATCTTGGGTTGGTAATTAAGAGTCTGAACTTTTCTTTTTTGGCTAATAGACTAATTTATAATAATTTAACTGATTTTTTTTCTGAAGTAAAGGAGATAGTAAGTGAGATTAAAGGGAGACAAGTAGATGAAAGTAATTTATAA
- a CDS encoding DUF3189 family protein, with product MKVIYNCYGSAHSSVLAAGIHVGLLPEDRVPTFGEITALPHYDQTETEEIGTIYYFGEDELGSQVYILGMKSSPKVVKRAIFSMLEEFDIDRTELVLVDSLPYVNNMTRIGGFLSRGLGLVKIGRPLTVYGLQKSYSRFVNLVQGVKKRLGYIY from the coding sequence ATGAAAGTAATTTATAATTGTTATGGAAGTGCCCATTCTTCTGTTCTGGCTGCTGGAATCCATGTAGGTCTGCTGCCTGAAGATAGAGTTCCAACCTTTGGAGAGATTACTGCTCTGCCCCATTATGATCAGACTGAAACCGAAGAGATAGGAACTATTTATTATTTTGGGGAGGATGAGCTGGGTTCTCAAGTCTATATTCTGGGAATGAAGAGTTCACCTAAGGTAGTAAAGAGGGCTATCTTTAGTATGTTAGAAGAGTTTGATATCGATAGAACAGAGCTGGTCTTGGTTGATTCACTGCCCTATGTAAATAATATGACTCGCATAGGCGGCTTTTTATCGCGGGGGCTGGGGCTGGTTAAGATAGGACGGCCGCTTACAGTTTATGGATTACAGAAGTCCTACTCTAGGTTTGTTAATTTGGTCCAGGGGGTAAAAAAGAGGTTAGGTTATATCTATTAG
- a CDS encoding DUF512 domain-containing protein: MEEEPYVEITDIRPDSIADELDIESGDKLLRINDQQIRDYIDYRFLSTDLYLELLIRKKNGEEWLYEIEKDYDEDLGLEFSSIIYDGLKKCNNNCIFCFVDQSPAGLRETLNLKDDDYRFSFLQGSYITLTNLAEEEINRIKRLHLSPLYVSVHTTDPELRVRMMHNKKAGDILPKLRELVEAGIEFHTQIVLCPEINDGQELDRTIENLIELTPAVRSLAIVPVGLTEYRSGLYSLRSFTAQEAEEVIEQVAKWQEKLAQRGENFIYLADEFYLLADRELPAVEDYNGFVQLENGVGMIRLFWQQFEEAADQLPASLNEEADFTLITGELGAEALRPVIDRLNEIEKLSLNLLIVENKFFGSQVTVTGLLAGEDIIKAIEEAEVADKIVLPAVLLNDDDLFIDDLKLSDLENRFPQLEFILVDNDAENLVNRLMNI; this comes from the coding sequence ATGGAAGAAGAACCTTATGTGGAAATAACTGATATTAGACCAGACAGTATAGCTGATGAATTGGACATTGAATCTGGAGATAAATTATTACGAATTAATGATCAACAGATTAGAGATTATATAGATTATAGATTCTTGAGTACAGATCTCTATTTAGAGTTATTGATAAGAAAGAAGAATGGTGAGGAATGGCTTTATGAGATTGAGAAGGATTATGATGAGGATTTAGGATTAGAATTTTCTAGTATTATCTATGATGGATTAAAGAAATGCAATAATAACTGCATCTTCTGTTTTGTTGATCAGTCGCCGGCAGGACTTAGAGAAACGCTGAATTTAAAGGATGATGATTACCGTTTTTCTTTTCTGCAGGGGAGCTATATTACGCTGACAAACTTAGCTGAAGAGGAGATCAATAGAATTAAGCGGCTCCATTTAAGTCCTCTTTATGTGTCGGTACATACTACTGATCCTGAATTGAGAGTTAGGATGATGCATAATAAGAAAGCAGGAGATATCTTACCTAAGTTAAGGGAGCTGGTAGAAGCGGGAATTGAATTCCACACCCAGATTGTTCTCTGTCCTGAGATTAATGATGGGCAAGAATTGGATAGAACAATTGAGAATTTAATAGAACTAACACCGGCAGTTAGGAGTTTAGCTATAGTCCCGGTAGGACTGACAGAGTATCGAAGCGGTTTATATTCGCTGCGTTCTTTTACTGCCCAAGAAGCTGAAGAAGTAATTGAGCAGGTAGCTAAGTGGCAAGAGAAGCTTGCGCAGAGAGGAGAGAACTTTATTTATTTAGCTGATGAGTTCTATCTATTAGCCGATAGAGAGCTGCCTGCTGTAGAAGATTATAACGGCTTTGTTCAGCTGGAGAATGGGGTTGGTATGATCCGTTTGTTCTGGCAGCAGTTTGAAGAAGCAGCCGATCAGTTACCTGCTTCTTTGAATGAAGAAGCAGACTTTACATTGATTACTGGAGAATTAGGGGCTGAGGCTTTAAGGCCAGTAATTGATAGATTGAATGAGATTGAAAAGTTAAGTCTTAACTTATTAATAGTAGAGAATAAATTTTTCGGCAGTCAGGTTACAGTAACTGGACTGTTGGCCGGAGAAGATATAATTAAGGCTATAGAAGAGGCGGAAGTAGCAGATAAGATAGTTCTACCAGCAGTCTTATTGAATGATGATGATCTATTTATTGATGACCTTAAGTTAAGTGATTTAGAGAATAGATTTCCGCAGCTTGAATTTATTCTTGTAGATAATGATGCAGAAAATTTAGTCAATAGATTAATGAATATCTAG
- the der gene encoding ribosome biogenesis GTPase Der — translation MSKPVVAIVGRPNVGKSTLFNRIVGNRISIVEDEPSITRDRLYGEGEWLDNHFLVVDTGGLDLDSEAELKDEVRQQAELAIEEAEVVLFVVDGRTGIKPMDREVANLLRRSNKPIILTVNKVDSKELEEKVKYDFYELGLGEPVAISAKHALNTGDLLDEVISHFSTEETGEYDEDTIRISVIGRPNVGKSSLVNSILGKERVIVNDVPGTTRDAIDTYFEVGDNQFVIIDTAGMRKRSKVEAGIEKYSVIRSLKAVDRSDVALMVLDATQGITQQDKKIAGYAHDQGKAMVIAVNKWDLIKKETNIDQRYADEIRYEASFINYAPITFVSALTGQRVLEILDIVEYAAEQYSRRIKTNVLNNVIKEAISKHQPPSQKGRRLKVYYATQPRVKPPLIILFVNDPTLLRQSYKRYLKNSIRKSFGFDGTPLKIIARNRK, via the coding sequence ATGAGTAAACCAGTGGTAGCTATTGTTGGTAGACCGAATGTCGGAAAATCAACTCTCTTTAATAGAATTGTGGGCAATAGAATTTCGATTGTGGAGGATGAACCCAGCATTACTCGGGATAGGCTTTATGGTGAAGGTGAATGGTTGGATAATCACTTTTTAGTAGTTGATACCGGAGGATTGGACTTAGATAGTGAAGCAGAATTAAAGGATGAAGTCAGACAGCAGGCAGAGTTAGCAATTGAAGAGGCAGAGGTTGTTCTCTTTGTAGTCGATGGACGGACTGGAATTAAGCCTATGGATCGGGAGGTAGCCAATCTGCTGCGGAGAAGTAACAAACCGATTATTTTAACTGTTAATAAGGTGGATTCTAAAGAATTAGAAGAGAAGGTTAAGTATGATTTTTATGAATTGGGCTTAGGGGAGCCGGTTGCTATTTCGGCTAAGCATGCTCTGAATACAGGAGACTTATTGGATGAAGTAATTTCTCATTTCTCTACTGAAGAGACTGGAGAGTATGATGAAGATACAATCAGAATTTCAGTTATCGGTCGGCCGAATGTTGGTAAGTCTTCGTTAGTGAATAGTATTTTAGGCAAAGAGAGGGTAATTGTCAATGATGTTCCGGGTACTACCCGTGATGCTATCGATACTTATTTTGAAGTAGGTGATAATCAGTTTGTTATTATTGACACCGCTGGCATGAGAAAAAGAAGCAAGGTTGAAGCGGGGATAGAGAAGTATAGCGTCATTAGGTCTTTGAAGGCAGTGGATCGTTCCGATGTAGCTTTGATGGTTCTGGATGCTACTCAGGGAATTACTCAGCAGGATAAAAAGATTGCTGGTTATGCCCATGACCAAGGAAAGGCTATGGTAATAGCAGTTAATAAGTGGGATTTAATTAAAAAAGAGACTAATATTGATCAGAGATATGCAGATGAGATCAGGTATGAAGCAAGCTTTATAAATTATGCTCCGATTACTTTCGTTTCTGCTCTGACAGGACAGCGTGTATTAGAGATTCTGGATATTGTAGAATATGCAGCTGAGCAGTATTCACGCCGCATCAAGACCAATGTTTTAAATAATGTAATTAAAGAGGCAATTTCTAAACATCAACCGCCTAGTCAGAAGGGTAGAAGGCTTAAAGTCTATTATGCTACACAGCCGCGGGTTAAGCCGCCGTTGATTATTCTTTTTGTTAATGATCCGACCTTATTAAGGCAGTCGTATAAGCGTTATCTGAAGAATAGTATTCGCAAGTCTTTCGGCTTTGATGGAACGCCGCTTAAGATTATAGCTCGAAATAGGAAGTAA
- the plsY gene encoding glycerol-3-phosphate 1-O-acyltransferase PlsY, with product MVSYIFVILISYLLGSIPFGLIITRLVKGVDIREYGSGNIGATNAYRVMGFGMGIMVALCDIGKGYISVFIAQQVFGSQAALILILAGLAAIAGHNWPIFLKFDGGRGVATSVGVLISLLPKAVLIAFFAWLVIVLTTRYVSLGSIIGAVLIPISALIFNSPATYVGLGLAIAIFVVYRHRPNIQRLLAGEENKIGWNMDVEKKEE from the coding sequence ATGGTTAGTTATATATTTGTAATTTTAATCAGTTATTTATTGGGTTCGATTCCCTTTGGGCTGATAATTACTCGACTGGTTAAAGGAGTAGATATTAGGGAATACGGCAGCGGCAATATTGGAGCTACCAATGCTTATAGAGTGATGGGATTTGGAATGGGAATTATGGTAGCTCTCTGTGATATTGGTAAAGGCTATATTAGTGTCTTTATAGCGCAGCAGGTTTTTGGTTCACAAGCTGCTTTAATTCTTATTTTAGCTGGTTTGGCTGCTATTGCCGGACATAACTGGCCTATTTTTCTGAAATTTGATGGAGGCAGAGGAGTAGCTACTTCAGTTGGAGTCTTAATTAGTTTATTACCTAAAGCAGTTTTGATTGCTTTCTTTGCCTGGTTGGTTATTGTATTAACTACCCGGTATGTTTCATTGGGTTCGATTATAGGTGCGGTTTTGATTCCGATTTCAGCCTTGATCTTTAATAGTCCAGCGACTTATGTTGGTTTAGGCTTGGCTATTGCTATCTTTGTTGTTTATCGCCATCGGCCTAATATTCAGAGGCTGCTGGCTGGAGAAGAGAATAAGATCGGCTGGAATATGGATGTAGAAAAGAAAGAGGAATAA